The following coding sequences are from one Candidatus Tanganyikabacteria bacterium window:
- a CDS encoding DegT/DnrJ/EryC1/StrS family aminotransferase — MIEVFKPAMGQEEIDAVAEVLRSGWIGLGPKTAEFEREFARYVGVSHAVAVNSATAALDLAMHLLDIGRGDEVIVPTVTFVSTAHAVAYNLGTPIFVDCDPVTLNLDLADVARKITRRTRAIIAVHYAGRPVDMDALVDTAEDIPIVEDAAHACGAVYKGNRAGSLGDLACFSFHAVKNLAAGDGGALTFSDGAWDARARKLRWLGIDKSTWDRTALDRKYWWQYNVEEIGLKCHMNDITAAIALAQLAKLERHNARRREIAERYFAGLAGVDEVSLPPRDDEDYQSAWHIFWIKAKRRDDLSVHLRDNGINTGVHYTPIHTYPCYGNRPHLPVAEQVQHELLSLPMYPDLVDADVDRIVSLIRTFYKP; from the coding sequence ATGATCGAAGTGTTCAAGCCCGCCATGGGCCAGGAGGAGATCGACGCGGTCGCCGAGGTGCTCCGCAGCGGCTGGATCGGGCTGGGCCCGAAGACCGCCGAATTCGAGCGGGAGTTCGCCCGGTACGTCGGCGTCAGCCACGCGGTAGCCGTCAACTCGGCGACGGCGGCCCTGGATCTGGCCATGCACCTGCTCGACATCGGCCGCGGAGACGAGGTCATCGTCCCGACCGTCACCTTCGTGTCCACGGCGCATGCGGTCGCCTACAACCTGGGCACGCCGATCTTCGTGGATTGCGATCCGGTCACGCTCAACTTGGACCTGGCCGACGTGGCGCGCAAGATCACCCGCCGCACCAGGGCCATCATCGCCGTGCACTACGCCGGGCGCCCCGTGGACATGGACGCCCTGGTGGACACCGCCGAGGACATCCCCATCGTGGAGGACGCGGCCCACGCCTGCGGGGCGGTCTACAAGGGCAACCGCGCCGGTTCGCTGGGCGACCTGGCGTGCTTCAGCTTCCACGCGGTCAAGAACCTGGCGGCGGGCGACGGCGGCGCGCTGACGTTCTCGGACGGCGCCTGGGACGCCCGGGCGCGAAAATTGCGATGGCTGGGCATCGACAAGAGCACCTGGGATCGGACCGCCCTCGACCGCAAGTACTGGTGGCAGTACAACGTCGAGGAAATCGGCCTCAAGTGCCACATGAACGACATCACGGCCGCCATCGCCCTCGCGCAACTGGCCAAGCTGGAACGCCACAACGCGCGCCGCCGGGAGATCGCCGAGCGCTACTTCGCTGGCCTGGCGGGAGTAGACGAGGTCTCGCTTCCGCCCCGCGACGACGAGGACTACCAGTCGGCGTGGCACATCTTCTGGATCAAGGCCAAGCGGCGCGACGACCTGTCGGTGCACCTGCGCGACAACGGGATCAATACCGGCGTGCACTACACGCCCATCCACACCTACCCCTGCTACGGCAACCGGCCGCACTTGCCGGTGGCCGAACAGGTGCAGCACGAGCTGCTCAGCCTGCCGATGTACCCGGACCTGGTCGACGCGGACGTGGACCGGATCGTCTCCCTTATCCGGACGTTCTACAAGCCTTAG